One genomic region from bacterium encodes:
- a CDS encoding DUF5668 domain-containing protein — translation MFVYYQNRPRKILWALFWIALGALLLLSNYGLYSFNFTFSRDWPILVIAWGVMKVIDSFAWRKSKTNGSVLESEGDKQSREQILKAVESGQMSAEEAAQRLKNL, via the coding sequence ATGTTCGTTTATTACCAAAACCGCCCCCGCAAGATCCTGTGGGCTTTGTTCTGGATCGCCTTGGGCGCCCTGCTGCTGCTTTCCAACTACGGGCTGTACTCTTTCAACTTCACCTTCTCCCGGGACTGGCCGATACTGGTCATCGCCTGGGGCGTGATGAAGGTGATTGACTCCTTTGCCTGGCGCAAGTCCAAGACCAACGGCTCCGTGCTGGAGAGCGAGGGCGACAAACAGTCCCGGGAGCAGATCCTGAAGGCGGTGGAAAGCGGGCAGATGTCGGCCGAGGAGGCCGCCCAAAGGCTCAAGAACCTGTAG
- a CDS encoding DUF5668 domain-containing protein gives MEKSTSKVLRKILWAGVFIALGVVSLLANHQVLPFAVSLKLDWPVIFIVIGLSKLIDSI, from the coding sequence ATGGAAAAATCCACCAGCAAAGTTCTGCGCAAGATCCTGTGGGCCGGAGTTTTCATCGCCTTGGGTGTGGTCAGCCTGCTGGCCAATCACCAGGTCCTGCCCTTTGCCGTTTCATTGAAACTGGACTGGCCTGTGATATTCATCGTGATTGGCCTGTCCAAACTGATTGATTCAATTTAA
- a CDS encoding DUF4097 family beta strand repeat-containing protein: MSEETIKILKMLEGGRISSKEADSLLSALNKGKPNRHHHWQDASDLHETLGQINPGRIVAEAMAGVRESLKGIHIEIDDIHGSEKAEEEKEIVVPAAGITCLSINQPRSDFEITGAETDQITITADIQVWAEDRDEAREKLKSLDISTETENGVLKIKVDGPPWTKKRRAKVDFTIVMPKNIAAEISSASGEISVQNLLNGCRLNTASGEIEIFGCRGENNLSSASGDVEVNGCTETSLKINTASGDIGVNGCSGDLSFQTISGDAGISLSGDIQGQTVSGDIDIKAARPGEIRIRSTSGDIQFQGPVAEGSSAAITTVSGDVSLELGADSSAAIEAATVSGDIDCELDLKDLRQSNRSLSGNLGSGQGSLSVKTVSGDITIS; this comes from the coding sequence ATGTCCGAAGAAACCATCAAAATACTGAAGATGCTGGAAGGCGGCAGGATCAGCTCCAAAGAAGCCGACTCCCTGCTCTCGGCCTTGAACAAGGGAAAACCAAACCGTCACCACCACTGGCAGGATGCTTCTGACCTGCACGAAACCCTGGGCCAGATAAACCCCGGAAGGATAGTGGCCGAAGCCATGGCCGGGGTCCGGGAAAGCCTGAAGGGCATTCACATAGAAATCGATGATATCCACGGCTCGGAAAAGGCCGAAGAGGAAAAAGAGATCGTAGTGCCTGCTGCCGGCATCACATGCCTATCCATCAATCAGCCCCGCAGCGACTTTGAGATCACCGGCGCTGAGACAGACCAGATCACCATCACGGCCGACATCCAGGTCTGGGCCGAGGACCGGGACGAAGCCAGGGAAAAACTCAAATCCCTGGACATCAGCACCGAAACCGAGAATGGGGTGTTGAAGATCAAGGTGGACGGCCCGCCCTGGACCAAGAAGCGCCGGGCCAAGGTCGACTTCACCATTGTGATGCCGAAAAACATTGCCGCCGAGATATCCTCGGCCAGCGGAGAGATCTCGGTCCAGAACCTGCTCAATGGCTGCCGGCTTAACACCGCCTCGGGAGAGATTGAGATCTTTGGATGCCGGGGCGAAAACAACCTTTCCTCCGCCTCCGGCGATGTCGAAGTCAACGGCTGCACTGAAACATCCCTGAAGATCAACACCGCCAGCGGCGACATCGGGGTCAACGGCTGTTCCGGCGACCTGTCCTTCCAGACCATCAGCGGGGACGCCGGCATCTCCCTGTCGGGAGACATTCAGGGGCAGACGGTCAGCGGAGACATCGACATCAAGGCCGCCAGGCCCGGCGAGATAAGGATCCGCAGCACCAGCGGCGACATTCAGTTCCAGGGTCCGGTGGCCGAAGGCAGCTCGGCGGCCATAACCACCGTCTCGGGGGACGTATCCTTGGAACTTGGCGCTGATTCCTCGGCGGCCATCGAGGCCGCCACCGTCAGCGGGGACATTGACTGCGAGCTGGACCTGAAAGATCTCCGACAAAGCAACCGCAGTTTATCCGGGAACCTGGGCAGCGGCCAGGGGAGCCTAAGCGTCAAGACCGTCAGCGGCGACATAACAATATCATAA
- a CDS encoding DUF2089 domain-containing protein: protein MSKQTPNTCPACQGSMHISELRCSGCDTTVRGEFPLSPLGSLSEDQLDFIRTFVLSRGNIKEVESRLGISYPTVRNKLDDAIAALSGQAAKVMSRSEVLESLEAGKISAAQAVELLDQAGS, encoded by the coding sequence ATGTCCAAACAAACCCCCAACACCTGCCCGGCCTGCCAGGGCTCCATGCACATCTCGGAACTGAGATGCTCCGGCTGCGACACCACCGTCCGGGGCGAGTTCCCCCTGTCCCCCCTGGGCAGCCTTAGCGAAGACCAGCTGGACTTCATCAGGACCTTCGTCCTGTCCCGGGGGAACATCAAGGAAGTGGAAAGCCGGCTGGGCATCTCCTACCCCACCGTCCGCAACAAGCTGGATGACGCCATCGCCGCCCTGTCCGGGCAGGCAGCCAAGGTAATGAGCCGCTCGGAGGTGCTGGAGTCGCTGGAAGCGGGAAAGATCAGCGCCGCCCAGGCGGTGGAGCTGCTGGACCAGGCAGGATCGTAA
- a CDS encoding tetratricopeptide repeat protein, which produces MEFDNSRHRYKVTSLWLASLDSSAAGGYWPFALLNKKADLLQTLGEWENAEMVFQSNLAWLENTSHLGYLTETQNRLAQLLTNMGNYDEAFELYRKSEQIQTGNGDAEGLGHTYDGIAEIYHNQGDYPKAMECLDKALELAEQNGNRGTVCRATGNMGIIYYQMGGYDKAIEYYERAAALAREMGDAESMVASVGNIGLIYEERGEFARSMEYARQYLVLARQLGNLQMESYALCNIGTIYFELDDYINALDCFEKYHSISRQMADKQGLILASDNLGTVYLNQGKYEQSLEYFNFALSLAQSLGNKEDQGRVLGHLGNYCKQRGDHTKAIDYYQQAIKITEEINSKYFLCYALHNLAELYYDRESFEETERLNSKALEIAREIQSKEIVFKTSLLNILASHRRNQVGNAPDLSAIEDLAFGDREQAELNFQKFIFTGNAEFRQNALALYHKIYEKTMNLAYQQKISLLDKNF; this is translated from the coding sequence ATGGAATTTGATAATAGCCGACATAGATACAAAGTGACCAGCCTGTGGCTGGCCAGCCTGGACTCCTCGGCGGCCGGAGGGTACTGGCCGTTTGCCCTGTTGAACAAAAAGGCCGACCTGCTGCAGACCCTGGGCGAATGGGAGAATGCCGAGATGGTCTTCCAGAGCAACCTGGCCTGGCTGGAGAACACCAGCCATCTCGGCTATTTGACCGAGACCCAGAACCGCCTGGCCCAGCTGCTGACCAACATGGGCAATTATGACGAGGCCTTTGAGCTTTACCGGAAATCGGAGCAGATCCAGACCGGGAACGGCGACGCCGAAGGCCTGGGACATACATACGACGGGATCGCCGAGATCTACCACAACCAGGGCGACTACCCCAAGGCCATGGAATGCCTGGACAAGGCCCTGGAACTGGCCGAGCAGAACGGCAACCGGGGCACGGTCTGCCGGGCCACCGGCAACATGGGCATCATCTATTACCAGATGGGCGGATACGACAAGGCCATTGAATACTATGAGCGGGCGGCCGCCCTGGCCAGGGAGATGGGCGACGCCGAATCGATGGTGGCCTCGGTCGGGAACATAGGGCTGATCTACGAGGAACGGGGCGAGTTTGCCAGGAGCATGGAATATGCCCGTCAGTATCTGGTGCTGGCCCGCCAGCTGGGAAACCTCCAGATGGAAAGCTATGCCCTGTGCAACATCGGCACCATATACTTTGAACTGGACGATTACATCAACGCCCTGGACTGCTTTGAGAAGTACCACTCCATCTCCCGGCAGATGGCTGACAAGCAGGGCCTGATCCTGGCCAGCGACAATCTGGGAACCGTTTATCTTAACCAGGGAAAGTATGAACAAAGCCTGGAGTATTTCAACTTTGCCCTGTCGCTGGCCCAAAGCCTGGGCAACAAGGAGGACCAGGGCCGGGTGCTGGGCCATCTGGGGAATTACTGCAAGCAAAGAGGTGATCATACCAAAGCAATAGATTACTACCAGCAGGCCATCAAGATCACCGAAGAAATAAACAGCAAATATTTTTTATGCTACGCCCTGCACAACCTGGCCGAACTGTATTATGACCGGGAGAGTTTCGAAGAAACGGAAAGATTAAATTCCAAGGCCCTGGAAATTGCCCGGGAGATCCAAAGCAAGGAAATAGTGTTCAAAACCAGTCTCTTGAATATCCTGGCGTCCCACCGCCGGAACCAGGTTGGAAACGCCCCGGATCTTTCGGCGATCGAGGACCTGGCGTTCGGCGACCGGGAGCAGGCAGAGCTTAATTTTCAGAAATTCATTTTTACCGGAAATGCGGAATTCCGGCAAAATGCTTTGGCCTTATATCATAAAATATATGAGAAAACGATGAACCTGGCATATCAACAAAAAATATCGCTGTTGGACAAAAATTTCTAA
- a CDS encoding ROK family protein, with product MTTALMGLDLGGTNVKSVLLDARSLKVITKRQIPTLAHLGSGAVIKILAGEIGYLLRVAGSKNIGVAAIGLGSAGLVNKGTVRNSPNLPGWQGAVPLERLLKKELPGLRIPLAIDNDANCFVLAETFCGAAKGFQNVVGLTLGTGVGGGLVLDGKLYRGSTGGAGELGHTSIKYDGPRCLCGNRGCLEAMVGAGAIIERYRSRNTEYRIQNTDLSVAEISGRAKKSESAAIKALAETGTLLGVGLANYANIFNPQAIVIGGGVAQAGEYILDPAIKEMKRRAMPFNVLGVKVKLAKLGPWAGAIGAALLNDQGVALK from the coding sequence ATGACAACCGCCTTAATGGGCCTGGACCTGGGCGGCACCAACGTCAAATCGGTTTTGCTTGATGCCCGGTCGCTGAAGGTCATCACCAAAAGACAGATCCCCACCCTGGCCCATCTAGGCTCCGGGGCGGTGATCAAGATCCTGGCCGGGGAGATCGGATACTTGTTGAGGGTTGCCGGATCCAAGAACATCGGCGTGGCCGCCATCGGGCTTGGCTCGGCCGGTCTGGTGAACAAAGGAACCGTCCGCAACTCCCCCAACCTTCCCGGCTGGCAGGGAGCGGTGCCCTTGGAGCGCCTGTTGAAAAAAGAGCTGCCGGGTTTGAGGATTCCCCTGGCCATAGACAACGACGCCAACTGCTTTGTGCTGGCCGAGACTTTTTGCGGGGCCGCCAAAGGTTTTCAGAATGTGGTGGGCCTGACCCTGGGCACCGGGGTGGGCGGCGGCCTGGTGCTTGACGGAAAGCTGTACCGCGGTTCCACCGGCGGCGCCGGGGAGCTGGGGCACACCAGCATAAAATACGACGGACCGCGCTGCCTCTGCGGGAACAGGGGATGTTTGGAGGCCATGGTGGGAGCCGGAGCCATCATTGAGCGTTACCGCTCCAGGAATACAGAATATAGAATACAGAATACAGATTTGAGCGTGGCCGAGATATCAGGCCGGGCAAAAAAGAGCGAGTCGGCCGCTATAAAGGCATTGGCGGAAACCGGAACCCTGCTGGGAGTGGGCTTGGCCAACTACGCCAACATCTTCAACCCCCAGGCCATCGTCATCGGCGGCGGGGTGGCCCAGGCCGGGGAATATATCCTGGACCCAGCCATTAAGGAAATGAAAAGGCGGGCCATGCCCTTCAATGTCCTCGGAGTAAAAGTGAAACTGGCCAAGCTGGGACCCTGGGCCGGGGCCATCGGCGCGGCGCTTTTGAATGATCAAGGTGTTGCCCTAAAGTAA
- the valS gene encoding valine--tRNA ligase translates to MKSIPEKYDFSLVEKHWVETWLKQGIYDWNPAIERAKTFAVDTPPPTVSGSLHVGSAFGYVQQDVIVRQRRMKGLNIFYPMGWDDNGLPTERRVQNMFHVRCNPHLAYAQGFVPKNDKKSPAEEISRDNFIELCHQVTKQDEEVFKSLWQHLGLSIDWSLEYATIDDHCRRTSQLSFLKLLKDGRAYTSFAPHLWDVDFKTAVSQAEVEDKVLPGHFHNIRFGIDGGSTGSPQANSFVIATTRPELLPACVAVIAHPDDERYKPYFGKSAVTPLFRARVPIIANEKADPEKGTGILMVCTFGDMMDVEWWKQYQLPLRQVIGHEGRMMDVNFGAPGWDSADPAAAGKFYSEIKGKTAKQAQAKIVEMLRSSEGEALAGLGVPLTEEPKPIEHPVKMYEKGERPLEIIPTMQWFIRIMDLKEELLEQGRKIKWHPQHMRTRYEDWVKGLNQDWCVSRQRYFGVPIPVWYPLDAEGNPIYQKPIMPSEDQLPIDPQSHPAPGYEASQRDKPHGFTADPDVLDTWATSSMTPQIASHWARDPERHQKVFPMDIRPQGPEIIRTWAFYTIVKAYLHEKQIPWNNALINGWIMDPDRKKMSKSHGQAVTPEHLLVQFSSDGFRYWSAKARLGVDTMYDEANFANGKRLTVKLYNAVKFAAGHILSADQSKLTPQAITDPLDLSFIGHLKQVVTRSGRYFENFEYADALQETESFFWEKLCDNYLELIKVRAYQEGDSAGKLSALATLKFTLNVILRLFAPFIPYFTEEAWSWMFAAESGKQSSIHTSAWPDETEFKDIKPSAEGDPFGAAMEVLSAVRKVKSEAKVSVKTPLKTLKISGSSEDLKVLKLVWQDVLGTVGAQEAETIEGKVEGGKYLVKAEL, encoded by the coding sequence ATGAAGAGCATCCCCGAAAAATACGACTTTTCCTTGGTGGAAAAACACTGGGTAGAGACCTGGCTTAAACAGGGAATTTACGACTGGAACCCGGCCATCGAACGGGCCAAGACCTTTGCGGTGGACACCCCGCCGCCCACCGTCTCCGGCTCGCTCCACGTGGGCTCGGCCTTCGGCTACGTCCAGCAGGACGTGATAGTGCGCCAGCGCCGGATGAAGGGCCTCAACATCTTCTATCCCATGGGCTGGGATGACAACGGCCTGCCTACCGAGCGCCGGGTGCAGAACATGTTCCACGTCCGCTGCAACCCCCACCTGGCCTATGCCCAGGGCTTTGTTCCAAAGAACGATAAAAAATCACCGGCGGAGGAGATCAGCCGCGACAATTTCATAGAACTATGCCACCAGGTCACCAAGCAGGACGAGGAGGTCTTCAAGTCGCTTTGGCAGCACTTGGGCCTGTCCATAGACTGGTCGCTGGAATACGCCACCATTGACGACCACTGCCGCAGGACCTCGCAGCTGTCGTTCCTAAAACTGCTAAAGGACGGCCGGGCCTACACCAGCTTCGCCCCGCACCTTTGGGACGTGGACTTCAAGACCGCGGTCTCCCAGGCCGAGGTGGAGGACAAGGTGCTGCCCGGGCATTTTCACAATATCCGCTTTGGCATCGATGGTGGTTCGACAGGCTCACCACAAGCTAATTCATTCGTCATTGCCACCACCCGGCCGGAACTGCTGCCGGCCTGCGTGGCCGTGATCGCCCATCCGGACGACGAGCGCTACAAGCCATATTTCGGCAAGAGCGCCGTCACTCCGCTGTTCCGGGCCAGGGTTCCCATCATCGCCAATGAGAAGGCCGACCCGGAAAAGGGCACCGGCATCCTGATGGTCTGCACCTTCGGCGACATGATGGACGTGGAGTGGTGGAAGCAATACCAGCTGCCCCTGCGCCAGGTGATCGGCCACGAGGGCCGGATGATGGACGTCAATTTTGGCGCCCCGGGCTGGGACAGCGCCGATCCGGCCGCCGCCGGCAAGTTCTACTCTGAAATAAAGGGCAAGACCGCCAAGCAGGCGCAGGCCAAGATAGTTGAGATGCTTAGAAGCTCGGAAGGAGAGGCTTTAGCGGGTTTAGGAGTTCCGTTGACCGAGGAACCAAAGCCCATAGAGCATCCGGTGAAGATGTACGAAAAGGGCGAGCGGCCGCTGGAGATCATCCCCACCATGCAGTGGTTCATCCGGATCATGGACCTTAAGGAGGAACTGCTGGAGCAGGGCCGAAAGATCAAATGGCACCCCCAGCACATGCGGACCCGCTACGAGGACTGGGTTAAGGGGCTGAACCAGGACTGGTGCGTCAGCCGCCAGCGCTACTTTGGCGTGCCCATCCCGGTATGGTATCCGCTGGACGCCGAGGGCAATCCAATATACCAGAAGCCGATCATGCCGTCCGAGGACCAGCTGCCCATCGATCCCCAGTCGCACCCGGCCCCCGGTTACGAAGCATCCCAGCGGGACAAGCCCCACGGCTTCACCGCCGACCCCGACGTTCTGGACACCTGGGCCACCAGCTCCATGACCCCGCAGATCGCCAGCCACTGGGCCAGGGATCCGGAGCGCCACCAAAAGGTCTTTCCCATGGACATCCGGCCCCAGGGTCCGGAGATCATCCGGACCTGGGCCTTTTACACCATCGTCAAGGCCTACCTGCACGAGAAGCAGATCCCCTGGAACAACGCGCTGATCAACGGCTGGATCATGGATCCCGACCGCAAGAAGATGTCCAAGAGCCACGGCCAGGCGGTGACCCCGGAGCACCTGCTGGTGCAGTTCTCCTCGGACGGGTTCCGCTACTGGTCGGCCAAGGCCCGGCTGGGGGTGGACACCATGTACGACGAGGCCAATTTCGCCAACGGCAAGCGGCTGACAGTCAAGCTCTACAACGCTGTCAAGTTCGCGGCCGGGCACATCCTAAGCGCCGATCAGTCAAAGCTAACACCACAAGCCATCACCGACCCGCTGGACCTCAGTTTCATCGGACACCTCAAACAGGTGGTCACCAGGTCGGGAAGATACTTTGAGAATTTCGAGTACGCCGACGCCCTGCAGGAGACGGAGAGCTTCTTCTGGGAGAAGCTGTGCGACAATTACCTGGAGCTGATCAAGGTCCGGGCCTACCAGGAAGGGGACTCGGCTGGCAAGCTTTCGGCCCTGGCCACTTTGAAATTCACCCTGAATGTGATCTTAAGGCTGTTCGCCCCGTTCATTCCCTATTTCACCGAAGAGGCTTGGAGCTGGATGTTCGCGGCGGAGTCCGGGAAGCAGAGTTCGATCCACACCTCGGCCTGGCCGGATGAAACCGAGTTCAAGGACATCAAACCTTCCGCCGAGGGAGACCCCTTTGGCGCGGCCATGGAGGTCTTGTCCGCTGTCCGCAAGGTCAAGAGCGAGGCCAAGGTCAGCGTCAAGACGCCGCTGAAGACGCTGAAGATATCTGGAAGTTCCGAAGACCTGAAGGTGCTGAAGCTGGTCTGGCAGGATGTGCTGGGCACGGTTGGCGCGCAGGAGGCGGAAACCATTGAAGGAAAGGTAGAGGGTGGCAAGTACCTAGTCAAAGCGGAACTTTAA